The following proteins come from a genomic window of Aquimarina sp. MAR_2010_214:
- a CDS encoding DUF3667 domain-containing protein — MKETGRFLKEYRGSECLNCNVPLDIIDRYCHNCGQINTNKRLSLKDFFSEFFASIFSYDSRLRHTIIALLFKPGKISKEYTQGKRVKYANPFRFYLSVSIIFFIINGLFIDFDGFRTEIEDKANFGKDAITEIKENIKMDDSLKQKISDQILATNGISKSDKEKISEGILKVEEFPLLNDKPTEPKETTYYSQKQIDSIGFFKRGFKLWPMYENYYDKTKEKSTYRALSELKHEKNQYNKYIYHRVLKTKSIEENYGQEFFEFIFNKLPFIIFFFLPFFALSIWLIYIRRPFNYMEHLVFIFHTQTMFFIIIGISFLIAKISNTTAFFGIAILIFLFYLYKAMRKFYNQGRVKTIVKFLLVNVLFFILAGIGSILTIVGSVFIF, encoded by the coding sequence ATGAAAGAAACGGGAAGGTTCTTAAAAGAGTATCGCGGTAGCGAATGTCTTAACTGTAATGTACCATTAGATATTATCGATCGATATTGTCATAATTGCGGGCAAATTAACACCAATAAAAGATTATCTCTTAAAGATTTTTTTAGCGAGTTTTTTGCCAGTATCTTTTCCTATGATTCTCGCTTAAGACACACCATTATTGCATTACTTTTTAAACCCGGAAAAATCTCTAAAGAATACACTCAAGGTAAAAGAGTAAAATATGCTAACCCATTTCGGTTTTACCTTAGTGTCTCTATCATCTTTTTTATCATTAACGGCTTATTTATTGATTTTGATGGATTTAGGACAGAAATTGAAGACAAAGCTAACTTCGGAAAAGATGCAATTACCGAGATCAAAGAAAACATCAAAATGGATGATTCGCTAAAGCAGAAAATTAGTGATCAAATATTAGCTACTAATGGTATTTCTAAATCAGACAAAGAAAAAATTAGTGAAGGAATTCTAAAAGTTGAGGAATTCCCTTTATTGAATGACAAACCAACCGAACCAAAAGAAACCACCTATTATTCACAAAAACAGATTGATAGTATTGGTTTTTTCAAAAGAGGCTTTAAACTATGGCCCATGTATGAAAATTACTATGATAAAACAAAAGAGAAATCTACCTATAGAGCGTTATCAGAGTTAAAACATGAGAAAAACCAATACAATAAATACATTTACCATAGAGTTCTAAAAACCAAATCAATAGAAGAAAACTATGGACAAGAATTCTTTGAATTTATATTTAATAAATTACCTTTCATCATATTCTTCTTTCTTCCCTTTTTTGCTTTAAGTATTTGGCTCATATACATTAGAAGGCCTTTTAACTATATGGAGCATCTTGTATTTATATTTCACACACAGACTATGTTTTTTATAATCATAGGTATTTCATTTTTGATTGCGAAAATCAGTAACACCACTGCCTTTTTCGGAATTGCAATACTTATTTTTTTGTTTTACTTATACAAAGCAATGCGGAAATTTTATAACCAAGGAAGGGTCAAAACAATTGTTAAATTTCTGCTTGTGAACGTATTATTTTTTATCTTAGCAGGAATAGGCTCTATATTAACTATAGTAGGGTCAGTGTTTATATTTTGA
- a CDS encoding DUF5103 domain-containing protein translates to MSQRLKLFLLLNIVISYSIFSQSVVSEANTANHIKTIQLLTGAEFSGIPILKLGTPFKITFDDINGDESDYYYRISHYNFDWTPSSLYKNEYLDGFDEIRIVTYENSFNTLQMYSHYSLSIPNEDTRRLKVSGNYLIEIYDEDDEIVFSRKFIVYEPLTSVKVYTKRSRDLKHIDTKQSVQFEINSPNEILRNPRRTVKTLVMQNNDLKNAITNLVPQFTIANSLVYKYDQESSFWGGNEYLFFDSKDIRASTVSTRSIELKDIYHNYLYSNRVRANRRYTYNPDINGNFVIRNLDAENNNVEADYVWMHFSLECYEPLEGGEIHLYGNFNNYTIDESTLLQYDKESGGYYNKSLFKQGFYNYKYVLLRPDGTIDPGFISGNFDETENEYTVLPYYRAPGARYDRVIGKGTGNSATITN, encoded by the coding sequence ATGTCACAAAGACTTAAACTATTCCTACTTCTAAATATTGTTATTTCTTACAGTATTTTTAGTCAATCTGTTGTAAGCGAAGCAAACACTGCTAATCACATTAAAACAATCCAACTACTAACAGGTGCAGAATTCTCTGGGATTCCCATACTTAAACTTGGAACTCCTTTTAAAATCACTTTTGATGATATTAATGGTGACGAATCTGACTATTATTACAGAATAAGTCATTATAACTTTGACTGGACACCTTCTTCTTTATATAAAAATGAATATTTGGACGGTTTTGATGAAATTAGAATTGTAACCTATGAAAATTCTTTCAACACATTACAGATGTATAGTCATTATAGCCTAAGCATCCCAAACGAAGATACCAGAAGACTTAAAGTAAGTGGGAACTACCTCATAGAAATATATGATGAAGATGACGAAATTGTATTCTCCAGAAAGTTTATTGTTTATGAACCCTTAACATCTGTAAAAGTATACACCAAAAGGTCTAGAGACCTAAAACATATAGACACCAAACAATCTGTGCAATTCGAAATAAACTCACCTAATGAAATTTTAAGAAATCCTCGACGAACAGTAAAAACCTTGGTAATGCAAAATAACGATCTCAAAAACGCAATTACTAATTTGGTTCCTCAGTTCACTATTGCAAATAGTTTAGTGTATAAATACGACCAAGAGTCTAGTTTTTGGGGAGGAAATGAATACTTGTTTTTTGATAGCAAGGATATTAGAGCCTCTACCGTAAGCACACGAAGCATTGAACTAAAAGACATCTACCATAACTACCTATACTCTAATCGAGTTAGAGCCAATCGAAGATACACATATAACCCTGATATCAATGGTAATTTTGTTATCAGAAATCTAGATGCCGAAAATAATAATGTTGAAGCAGATTATGTATGGATGCATTTTTCTCTAGAGTGCTATGAACCTCTAGAAGGAGGAGAAATTCATCTTTATGGCAATTTCAATAATTATACTATTGATGAATCAACACTTCTTCAATACGATAAAGAAAGTGGTGGATACTACAACAAAAGCCTTTTTAAACAAGGATTTTATAATTACAAATATGTCCTATTAAGACCAGACGGAACTATAGATCCAGGTTTTATTAGCGGTAATTTTGATGAAACTGAAAATGAGTATACCGTATTACCGTATTACAGAGCACCCGGAGCACGCTATGATAGAGTTATCGGAAAAGGAACTGGGAACTCTGCTACCATTACAAATTAG
- a CDS encoding DUF6695 family protein, with product MNYTGKIISLAYPDTFVKHSDEPSTKVLLALGLGKHSYIKAGHAALVLIENETGKAEYYDFGRYITPPGYGRVRSAVTDVELEIPFKATITPDAKLGNVEEFLLWLEANPDKTHGDGRLVASVCDYIHYEEASNYVLSVQGKGSLPYKAFGKVGSNCSRIVTDTILASTDYTKIRKPLLRNKMFTPSPLGNVEKGAAGNLIYQVEQGKLNVYPGSVFKENLTNYFDKNIPEMKQSHIVDPKGFLKNAHFLSGTGSSAYFTLEKSLEKGLFEITRYTEYGEEDFVGLFIVVEGSFDISKTYRFVYDSNCKYCHVEQNGKKIRFELVRRVVS from the coding sequence TTGAATTATACAGGTAAAATAATTTCACTTGCTTATCCTGATACATTTGTAAAACATTCTGATGAGCCTTCAACCAAAGTGCTTTTAGCTTTAGGGTTAGGGAAACATAGCTATATCAAAGCGGGTCATGCTGCTCTTGTTCTTATTGAAAATGAAACAGGTAAAGCAGAGTATTATGATTTTGGTAGGTATATTACGCCACCAGGGTATGGCAGAGTAAGAAGTGCGGTTACCGATGTAGAATTAGAAATACCATTTAAAGCCACTATAACACCTGATGCGAAGTTGGGTAATGTAGAAGAGTTTTTACTTTGGTTAGAAGCAAATCCAGATAAAACACATGGTGACGGGCGATTAGTAGCTTCTGTGTGTGACTATATTCATTATGAAGAGGCAAGCAACTATGTGTTGTCTGTCCAGGGAAAAGGAAGCTTACCATATAAGGCTTTTGGAAAAGTAGGAAGCAACTGCTCGAGAATTGTTACCGATACTATTTTGGCAAGTACAGATTATACTAAAATCAGAAAACCACTATTGCGTAATAAAATGTTTACACCTAGTCCTTTGGGCAATGTAGAAAAAGGAGCGGCAGGTAATTTAATTTACCAGGTAGAACAAGGAAAGTTGAACGTGTATCCAGGATCTGTTTTTAAAGAAAATCTGACTAATTATTTTGATAAAAATATCCCGGAAATGAAACAGAGTCATATTGTAGACCCCAAAGGGTTTTTAAAAAATGCTCATTTCCTTTCGGGTACAGGTAGTAGTGCTTATTTTACGTTAGAAAAATCTTTAGAAAAAGGTTTATTCGAAATTACGAGGTATACCGAGTATGGTGAAGAGGATTTTGTGGGTCTCTTTATAGTGGTGGAGGGCAGTTTTGATATTTCAAAAACATATAGATTTGTATATGATTCTAATTGTAAATACTGTCATGTAGAACAAAATGGGAAGAAAATCAGATTCGAATTGGTGAGGAGGGTTGTTAGTTAA
- a CDS encoding NADH:ubiquinone reductase (Na(+)-transporting) subunit B: protein MGLKDKLHKLKLKYKDKKMAPAFNAIHTFLYLPNETTHSGAHVRGADDLKRTMNTVIMALVPCLIFGMFNAGYQHHLAAGEIEAVTNGFFSSEFWSFDNLTVGLWKVLPLVIVSYVVGLAVEILFAVIKKHEVEEGYLVTGMLVPLVVPVDTPLWMLAVAVIFGVVIGKEVFGGTGMNILNPALTIRAFLFFAYPTWMSGDKVWVHGAVERSNEIAGGAQLDAISGETVLGSLAQGKELAYSVSDMFLGFIPGSVGETSAILILLAGLFLVFTKIGSWRIMLSATLGALVMGLIFNGVVSAEWINEGSKFYSLMSTEFWHHLIIGGFAFGVVFMATDPVTASQTNKGKWIYGFLIGFISILIRVFNPAYPEGVMLAILLMNVFAPTIDHYVVQGNIKKRMKRLKLKTA from the coding sequence ATGGGATTAAAAGATAAATTACATAAACTAAAACTTAAATATAAAGACAAAAAGATGGCTCCTGCATTTAATGCAATCCATACGTTTTTATATTTACCTAATGAGACCACGCATTCTGGTGCTCATGTTCGTGGTGCAGATGATTTGAAACGTACCATGAATACCGTTATCATGGCTTTAGTACCATGTTTGATATTCGGAATGTTTAATGCTGGATACCAGCATCACTTAGCTGCAGGAGAAATAGAAGCCGTAACTAATGGTTTTTTTAGTTCAGAGTTTTGGTCTTTTGATAATCTTACTGTAGGATTATGGAAAGTACTACCATTAGTAATTGTTTCCTATGTAGTAGGGCTTGCGGTAGAAATTTTGTTTGCAGTTATTAAAAAGCATGAAGTAGAAGAAGGATACCTTGTAACGGGAATGCTAGTTCCTTTAGTTGTACCAGTAGATACTCCATTATGGATGTTAGCCGTTGCAGTTATTTTTGGAGTTGTGATTGGTAAAGAAGTATTTGGAGGAACAGGAATGAATATTCTAAACCCTGCCCTTACTATCAGAGCATTTTTATTCTTTGCATATCCAACCTGGATGTCTGGAGATAAAGTATGGGTACACGGTGCGGTAGAAAGATCAAATGAAATAGCAGGAGGAGCACAATTGGATGCTATATCAGGAGAAACAGTTTTAGGTAGTTTGGCACAAGGTAAAGAACTTGCGTATTCAGTTTCAGATATGTTTTTAGGATTTATACCAGGTTCTGTAGGAGAAACTTCTGCAATATTAATCTTGTTAGCTGGGTTATTCTTGGTTTTTACAAAAATTGGAAGTTGGAGAATTATGCTAAGTGCTACGTTAGGTGCTTTAGTAATGGGATTGATCTTTAATGGAGTTGTAAGTGCAGAATGGATTAATGAAGGAAGTAAGTTTTATAGCCTTATGAGTACAGAATTCTGGCACCATTTAATTATTGGAGGATTTGCTTTCGGAGTTGTTTTTATGGCAACTGATCCGGTAACAGCGTCGCAAACCAATAAAGGAAAGTGGATCTATGGATTCCTTATCGGATTTATCTCAATACTTATTCGAGTGTTTAATCCGGCATACCCAGAAGGAGTAATGTTAGCTATTCTATTAATGAATGTATTTGCTCCAACGATTGATCACTATGTGGTTCAAGGAAATATCAAGAAAAGAATGAAACGTTTAAAACTAAAAACGGCTTAA
- a CDS encoding PQQ-dependent sugar dehydrogenase, which produces MKTLFKIHLFIMIAILTCGYTYSQITYKSIFPNISFDFPVEIQCLNNGADRMFIVEQSGKIKVFPKNENVTSSQVKTFLNITDRVQFSNGQELGLLGLAFHPNYTSNGYLYVYYTKNSPVSGISTRMVLSRFTVKTDNPNLADPNSELILFQFDKNQDNSNHNGGKIGFGPDSYLYISFGDGGGANDPKRNGQNKNTVFGSICRIDVDLDGSNPVENNPILPNGNYEIPSDNPFVGTDGLDEIYAYGIRNTWKFSFDKPTGRMWGADVGQNAFEEINLIKNGKNYGWSRFEGTSVANSNVIISGPVESPIFNHNHNQGDVSITGGYVYRGSKITSLTPDIKSKYIFGDYLSGRVWALNYNPSTGNASSELLFKTDGLYISSFGVDTEGELYFSSYGSNAKIYKLTDGNTSPPGTAVNGIGSWTSLNQGVNGVVQAIASDSNGNVYHGGNFSKAGNINANNIAVWNKNTGWSTLGSGANGSINTLKIASNGNLYAGGVFTKIGGINANNIAVWNGSQWSALGSGIDGTVATIETDSNNNIFVGGVFKTINGIPVRNIAKWNGSQWSALEDVTNKKSGTNNEIRSLAIGSDGTLYVGGNFDEAGGNTAKRIATWNGSNWGTLGDGTSGFVEAITTTSTAVYIGGNFALAGNTTVNRIAKWNIATNSWSKLGNGVNNNVRSLLHDGTHLYAAGAFTTASDNNSNKIVNNIAQWTENTGWKALGTNTSVGVDIIVNTMAFSSDTKEIFVGGNFSKAGAINAKNTASWSNSSDTSCTATVPIGVSSSAIGSDTATINWTAVAGATYDLRYRKNGTTTWTTSAENGTSKIISGLNPSTAYEVQVRSKCADGTTSDYSTSVNFTTTDVQLNYCASNGKKTNDEYIGKVQVGTINKTSAAGSGGYSDFTAESTNLSKGGANTITITPTWPGTTYDEGYSVWIDYNQDGDFADTGEQVWTKAASKTTPVSGSFTVPATAKDGNTRMRVSMKYNGIPNPCESFDYGEVEDYTVVIGGSGGADTQAPSAPAGLTASNVTQTTLTLSWNAATDNVGVTGYDVYQGTTNLGSVTATTRNITGLTANTAYQFTVKAKDAAGNVSAASNILNVTTAGASSTYDVKLRITFDEYPEDTSWEIKDANDKVIHSGGSYQSQADNSTINITKTLDKGCYTFVIKDAYNDGLCCTYGNGSYELTNVATNTVLASGGSFTSEDTKNFCVGNTTIRNFDTDIKTGIENSDIVIYPIPAKDFIIIRMNNFNGSTYKIVNQAGKIVRHGKMSENRIELNNLQSGMYFVSVKSETKTITKKLILK; this is translated from the coding sequence ATGAAAACTTTATTCAAAATTCATCTATTTATTATGATCGCTATACTCACCTGCGGTTATACTTATTCACAAATCACTTACAAATCTATTTTTCCTAATATCAGTTTTGATTTCCCTGTAGAAATTCAATGTTTAAACAATGGGGCAGATCGAATGTTTATTGTGGAACAAAGCGGAAAAATTAAAGTATTTCCAAAAAATGAAAACGTAACCTCATCTCAGGTAAAAACTTTCCTCAACATTACGGATCGTGTTCAATTCTCTAACGGTCAAGAACTAGGGCTTTTAGGTCTTGCTTTTCATCCTAATTATACTAGTAACGGTTATTTATATGTGTACTATACTAAAAACAGTCCTGTTTCTGGAATTTCTACACGAATGGTGTTATCCCGTTTTACCGTTAAAACAGACAACCCTAACCTTGCAGATCCCAATAGCGAACTCATACTCTTTCAATTTGACAAAAATCAAGATAACAGCAATCATAATGGAGGAAAAATAGGGTTTGGCCCAGATTCTTATCTTTATATCTCTTTTGGAGATGGTGGTGGAGCAAATGACCCTAAACGTAATGGACAAAACAAAAATACTGTATTTGGAAGCATTTGCCGTATCGATGTTGATCTTGACGGGAGCAACCCTGTAGAAAACAATCCGATTTTACCAAATGGTAATTATGAAATCCCAAGCGACAATCCATTTGTAGGAACTGATGGCTTAGATGAAATTTATGCTTATGGCATCAGAAATACCTGGAAATTTTCTTTTGATAAACCTACAGGAAGAATGTGGGGAGCAGATGTAGGACAAAATGCATTTGAGGAAATTAACCTTATCAAAAATGGTAAAAATTATGGATGGAGTAGGTTCGAGGGTACCTCTGTAGCCAACAGTAATGTAATTATCTCAGGCCCTGTAGAATCCCCAATATTTAATCATAACCATAACCAAGGCGATGTATCAATTACTGGAGGTTATGTATATAGAGGCTCTAAAATTACTAGCCTGACTCCCGATATAAAATCTAAATATATTTTTGGAGATTATTTAAGCGGTAGAGTATGGGCGCTAAACTATAATCCATCTACAGGAAATGCCTCTAGCGAATTATTATTTAAAACCGATGGATTATATATTTCTTCTTTTGGCGTCGACACAGAAGGAGAATTATATTTTAGCAGCTATGGAAGTAATGCGAAAATATACAAACTCACCGATGGGAATACATCTCCTCCTGGCACTGCAGTAAATGGGATCGGATCTTGGACTTCCTTAAACCAAGGAGTTAACGGAGTTGTGCAAGCAATAGCATCAGACTCTAATGGAAACGTATACCACGGAGGCAATTTTAGCAAAGCAGGAAATATAAATGCAAATAATATTGCTGTGTGGAATAAAAACACTGGCTGGTCTACTTTGGGTAGTGGCGCAAACGGCAGTATCAATACATTAAAAATTGCTTCGAACGGAAACTTATATGCCGGAGGAGTTTTCACCAAAATTGGCGGAATTAATGCGAATAATATTGCTGTATGGAATGGTTCACAATGGTCTGCTTTAGGCTCTGGAATTGATGGAACAGTTGCCACAATAGAAACAGATAGTAACAATAATATTTTTGTTGGCGGAGTATTTAAAACCATTAATGGAATTCCAGTAAGAAATATTGCTAAATGGAATGGTAGTCAATGGTCAGCTTTAGAAGATGTAACAAATAAAAAATCAGGAACTAATAATGAAATTCGATCTTTAGCAATAGGGAGTGATGGAACTTTATATGTAGGAGGTAATTTTGATGAAGCAGGAGGTAATACAGCCAAAAGAATTGCAACATGGAACGGATCTAATTGGGGAACATTAGGAGATGGGACCAGTGGATTTGTTGAGGCTATTACAACTACCTCAACTGCAGTCTATATTGGCGGTAATTTTGCTCTTGCAGGAAATACAACTGTAAATAGAATTGCCAAATGGAACATTGCAACCAATAGTTGGTCGAAACTAGGTAATGGAGTTAACAACAATGTTCGTTCATTACTTCATGACGGAACTCATTTATACGCTGCCGGAGCTTTCACTACTGCCTCTGATAACAATAGCAACAAGATTGTCAACAATATAGCACAATGGACTGAAAACACTGGATGGAAAGCTTTAGGAACTAACACTAGTGTTGGGGTAGATATCATTGTTAACACCATGGCATTCTCTTCTGACACTAAAGAAATATTTGTAGGTGGTAATTTTTCTAAAGCAGGGGCTATAAATGCTAAAAACACCGCTTCATGGAGCAACTCATCAGACACGTCATGCACAGCAACAGTACCTATAGGAGTATCTTCTTCTGCAATAGGATCAGATACGGCTACTATTAACTGGACCGCAGTTGCCGGTGCAACTTATGACCTGAGGTACAGAAAAAACGGAACAACCACATGGACAACCTCTGCTGAAAATGGAACTTCTAAAATAATTTCTGGATTAAACCCTTCTACTGCTTACGAAGTACAGGTAAGAAGTAAGTGTGCCGATGGTACTACTTCAGATTACAGCACTTCTGTAAACTTTACAACCACCGATGTACAACTAAACTACTGTGCTTCTAATGGTAAAAAGACTAATGATGAATATATTGGTAAGGTTCAAGTAGGAACTATCAATAAAACTTCTGCCGCAGGAAGTGGTGGGTATAGCGATTTTACTGCTGAATCTACTAATCTTTCTAAAGGAGGGGCTAACACTATTACCATTACTCCTACATGGCCTGGAACTACATATGATGAAGGATACTCTGTATGGATTGATTATAATCAAGATGGTGATTTTGCTGACACAGGGGAACAAGTATGGACTAAAGCAGCTTCTAAAACTACTCCAGTAAGTGGAAGCTTTACTGTACCTGCAACTGCAAAAGATGGAAACACAAGAATGAGGGTATCTATGAAATATAATGGAATACCAAATCCTTGTGAATCATTTGATTATGGTGAAGTAGAAGATTACACTGTAGTGATCGGTGGGTCTGGTGGTGCAGATACTCAAGCTCCTTCTGCTCCTGCCGGGTTAACAGCTTCTAATGTGACTCAAACAACTCTTACACTATCTTGGAATGCTGCTACTGATAATGTAGGAGTTACAGGATATGATGTATATCAAGGAACTACTAATCTGGGATCGGTAACAGCAACTACAAGAAACATCACTGGATTAACTGCTAACACAGCATACCAATTTACTGTAAAAGCTAAAGATGCAGCAGGAAATGTTTCTGCAGCTAGTAACATCCTAAATGTAACTACCGCTGGAGCATCGTCTACTTATGATGTAAAGCTGCGTATTACTTTTGACGAATACCCAGAGGATACCAGTTGGGAAATTAAGGATGCTAATGATAAGGTAATACACTCTGGAGGGTCATACCAATCACAAGCAGATAATTCTACTATAAACATTACTAAAACTTTAGATAAAGGGTGCTATACTTTTGTAATTAAAGATGCATATAATGATGGGCTTTGCTGCACATACGGTAACGGATCGTACGAATTAACCAATGTTGCTACTAATACTGTTCTAGCCTCAGGAGGATCATTTACTTCTGAAGATACTAAAAACTTCTGTGTTGGTAATACTACAATACGTAACTTTGATACAGATATAAAAACAGGTATAGAAAACTCTGATATTGTTATTTATCCAATTCCTGCAAAAGATTTTATTATAATCAGAATGAATAATTTTAATGGTTCTACCTACAAAATCGTTAATCAAGCAGGTAAAATAGTAAGACACGGTAAAATGTCTGAAAATAGAATAGAACTCAACAATTTACAATCAGGAATGTATTTTGTTTCGGTTAAATCAGAAACTAAAACCATAACTAAAAAGCTTATTTTAAAATAA
- a CDS encoding Na(+)-translocating NADH-quinone reductase subunit A, with the protein MSKDIRISKGLDIKLVGEAEKITVDATRSNVYAIKPDDFHGIVPKVVAKQGTEVKAGEPLFYSKSNEKMLFPSPVSGEVTEIVRGAKRKILAFKILGDKEQEYADFGVKDVNSMSGDDIKTHLLASGCWPFIKQRPYDVIANPDVAPKAIFISGYTTAPLAADSDYVLVGKEKELQAAVTALSKLTEGKVHISVGKKGNSPLSGLENSTIHNVSGPHPAGNVSVQIAKINPINKGETVWVVNPQDLVVIGELLLTGKFNAERTIALAGSSVKTPKYFKTKIGAEVSSVVYASGVHDEGNIRVISGDVLTGENVKPDGNLGYYHNTITVIPEGDDYELFGWNKPIFNKISPSRAFTFSWLFPNKKYELNTNTNGEHRAFVVTGNYENVFPLDIYPLQLLKSCVVNDLDAMEQLGMYEVAPEDFALTEFICVSKQPHQQIIREGLDLMLKEIG; encoded by the coding sequence ATGTCAAAAGACATTCGTATCAGTAAAGGCTTAGACATTAAGCTTGTTGGCGAAGCAGAAAAGATTACTGTAGATGCCACCAGAAGCAATGTTTACGCAATTAAGCCTGACGATTTTCACGGTATAGTACCCAAGGTTGTTGCTAAACAAGGTACAGAAGTTAAAGCCGGCGAACCACTTTTTTATTCAAAATCTAATGAAAAAATGCTTTTTCCTTCTCCGGTAAGCGGAGAAGTAACAGAGATTGTACGTGGAGCCAAAAGGAAAATTTTAGCTTTTAAAATTCTTGGAGACAAGGAACAGGAATATGCAGACTTTGGTGTAAAGGATGTGAATTCTATGAGTGGGGATGATATTAAGACCCACCTTTTAGCATCAGGTTGCTGGCCATTTATTAAGCAACGTCCGTATGATGTAATTGCTAATCCCGATGTAGCTCCAAAAGCTATTTTTATTTCAGGATATACAACTGCTCCTTTGGCGGCAGATAGTGATTATGTACTAGTCGGAAAAGAAAAAGAACTTCAAGCTGCAGTTACTGCTTTAAGCAAATTAACTGAAGGTAAAGTCCATATTTCTGTTGGTAAAAAAGGAAACTCACCACTATCTGGTTTAGAGAATAGCACAATTCATAATGTTTCAGGGCCTCACCCTGCAGGAAATGTGAGTGTGCAAATAGCCAAAATAAACCCTATCAATAAAGGAGAAACTGTCTGGGTAGTAAATCCACAAGATCTTGTGGTTATTGGAGAGTTATTATTAACAGGGAAATTTAATGCAGAAAGAACAATAGCTTTGGCAGGTTCTTCTGTTAAAACTCCTAAGTACTTCAAAACTAAAATTGGAGCAGAGGTGTCATCAGTAGTATATGCTTCTGGTGTGCATGATGAAGGAAATATTAGAGTGATTAGTGGAGATGTACTTACAGGAGAAAATGTAAAACCAGATGGTAACCTTGGATATTATCATAATACCATAACTGTTATTCCCGAAGGAGACGATTATGAACTTTTTGGATGGAATAAACCTATTTTTAATAAGATTTCTCCTTCTAGAGCATTTACTTTTTCTTGGCTATTTCCTAATAAAAAGTACGAGCTTAACACCAATACAAATGGTGAACATAGAGCTTTTGTAGTTACAGGAAATTATGAAAATGTATTTCCATTGGATATTTATCCGCTACAATTGCTTAAATCATGTGTGGTAAATGATTTGGATGCAATGGAGCAATTAGGAATGTATGAGGTAGCTCCAGAAGATTTTGCTCTTACAGAGTTTATATGTGTTTCTAAACAACCACATCAACAAATTATAAGAGAAGGTTTAGACCTAATGTTAAAAGAAATAGGATAG
- the apaG gene encoding Co2+/Mg2+ efflux protein ApaG, which yields MVQQITRGIKISVDTTFEGTFYKNYKIHFAFGYRITIENQSKDSVQLTSRFWEIKDALNNTEIVEGEGVIGKKPVLKPGESHTYNSGCLLSSPFGAMKGHYNMVNFTSTRKFQVMIPGFKLSAPFALN from the coding sequence ATGGTACAGCAAATTACCAGAGGAATAAAAATTTCGGTGGATACGACTTTTGAAGGTACGTTCTATAAGAACTATAAGATTCACTTTGCCTTTGGTTATCGAATTACTATAGAAAATCAAAGTAAAGATTCTGTACAACTTACTTCTCGTTTCTGGGAAATCAAGGATGCTTTAAATAATACTGAAATTGTAGAAGGTGAAGGTGTAATTGGCAAAAAGCCGGTTTTAAAACCTGGCGAATCCCATACGTATAATAGCGGCTGTTTACTTAGTTCTCCTTTTGGTGCAATGAAAGGGCACTACAATATGGTTAATTTTACATCTACAAGAAAATTTCAAGTCATGATTCCTGGTTTCAAATTAAGCGCACCTTTTGCACTTAACTAA